From the genome of Streptomyces sp. NBC_00659, one region includes:
- a CDS encoding ubiquitin-like domain-containing protein yields the protein MYAGHEAYAGHESYRRREAFSGQEAYSGHAGYGPYGGVSPVSWTPAYGTRAAGPAAPEAPRAPLYGVQGASGARDGRTVPVAPDAPTEPRLPRLRQGDPAATTNPVDGVDGVDGVRGRDGARGTGGRAEARRAARRRRIPERSDSLRRLLPQALVVAFLAGGTSAFVANDKAIELSVDGRPRTLHTFADDVSELLADEGVKVGAHDMVAPAPGTALASGDEVAVRYGRPVHLTVDGERRRVWTTAHTVDGALGQLGVRAEGAHLSASRSRRIGPEGLALDVRTERAVTIMADGRARTIRTNAASVAEAVREAGITLHGQDMTSVPGASFPRDGQAVTVLRVTGTREVREERIPFEVRRADDASLFEGVEVVENPGRYGAWRLTYSLRTVNGVKQRPRLERSEVVRHPQDRLVRVGTKPHPPSRGGADHLNWKSLAACESGGRPGAVDPSGTYGGLYQFDTRTWHTLGGTGHPQDASAAEQTRRAKKLYMRRGTTPWPHCGPRLHS from the coding sequence GTGTACGCCGGTCACGAGGCGTATGCCGGGCACGAGAGCTACCGCCGGCGTGAGGCCTTCTCCGGGCAGGAGGCGTACTCCGGTCACGCGGGGTACGGGCCGTACGGCGGAGTCTCCCCGGTTTCCTGGACCCCGGCCTACGGGACCCGCGCTGCCGGGCCCGCGGCGCCGGAAGCGCCCCGAGCCCCCTTGTACGGCGTGCAGGGCGCGTCCGGCGCGCGGGATGGGCGCACGGTGCCGGTGGCGCCCGACGCGCCGACCGAGCCCCGCCTGCCGCGTCTGCGGCAGGGCGACCCGGCCGCCACCACGAACCCCGTGGACGGTGTGGACGGTGTGGACGGTGTACGGGGTCGGGACGGCGCGAGGGGAACGGGCGGCCGGGCCGAGGCGCGTCGCGCGGCCCGGCGCAGGCGGATCCCCGAGCGCTCCGATTCCCTGCGGCGGCTGCTTCCGCAGGCCCTGGTCGTGGCCTTCCTGGCCGGCGGCACCTCCGCGTTCGTCGCCAACGACAAGGCGATCGAGCTCAGCGTCGACGGCAGACCGCGCACGCTGCACACCTTCGCGGACGACGTGTCGGAACTGCTGGCCGACGAAGGCGTGAAGGTGGGCGCGCACGACATGGTCGCGCCGGCCCCCGGCACCGCCCTCGCCAGCGGGGACGAGGTCGCGGTGCGCTACGGGCGTCCGGTGCACCTCACCGTCGACGGGGAGCGGCGCAGGGTGTGGACGACGGCGCACACCGTGGACGGAGCGCTCGGCCAGCTGGGGGTGCGCGCCGAGGGCGCCCACCTGTCGGCCTCGCGCTCCCGGCGCATCGGACCCGAAGGACTGGCGCTCGACGTACGGACCGAACGCGCCGTCACGATCATGGCCGACGGCCGGGCCCGGACGATCCGCACCAACGCGGCGAGCGTCGCGGAGGCGGTGCGGGAGGCCGGGATCACCCTGCACGGACAGGACATGACCTCCGTACCGGGCGCGAGCTTTCCGCGGGACGGGCAGGCGGTCACCGTGCTGCGCGTCACCGGGACCAGGGAGGTCCGCGAGGAACGGATTCCGTTCGAGGTGCGGCGGGCCGACGACGCCTCGCTGTTCGAGGGCGTCGAGGTCGTCGAGAACCCGGGCCGGTACGGGGCTTGGCGCCTCACCTACAGCCTGCGCACCGTCAACGGCGTCAAGCAGCGGCCCCGGCTCGAACGGTCCGAGGTGGTGCGGCACCCGCAGGACCGGCTGGTCAGGGTCGGCACGAAGCCGCATCCCCCGTCCCGCGGCGGCGCCGACCACCTGAACTGGAAGAGCCTCGCCGCGTGCGAGTCCGGCGGCCGGCCCGGCGCCGTCGATCCGTCCGGCACGTACGGCGGCCTCTATCAGTTCGACACCCGCACCTGGCACACCCTCGGCGGCACCGGACACCCCCAGGACGCCTCGGCCGCGGAACAGACGCGCAGGGCCAAGAAGCTGTACATGCGCCGCGGGACGACTCCCTGGCCGCACTGCGGGCCGCGGCTGCACAGCTGA
- a CDS encoding ABC-F family ATP-binding cassette domain-containing protein — protein MAVNLVNVESVSKVYGTRALLDGVSLGVSEGDRIGVVGRNGDGKTTLIRMLARLEEPDTGRVTHSGGLNVGVLTQHDSLDPTATVRHEVIRDMADHEWAGNSKIRDVLTGLFGGLDLPGFPQGLDTVIAPLSGGERRRIALAKLLIEEQDLIVLDEPTNHLDVEGIAWLAKHLRERRSALVCVTHDRWFLDQVCTQMWDVQKGAVYEYEGGYTDYVFARAERERIAATEEVKRQNLVRKELAWLRRGAPARTSKPRFRVEAANELIADVPPPRDKSELMKFAGTRLGRTVFELEDVTVQAGPKVLLKHLTWQLGPGDRVGLVGVNGAGKTSLLRALAEAARSDGEKQPAAGRIVTGKTVKLAYLSQEVAELDPTWRVLQAVQSVRDRVDLGKGREMTAGQLCETFGFNKEKQWTPVGDLSGGERRRLQLLRLLMDEPNVLFLDEPTNDLDIETLTQLEDLLDGWPGSMIVISHDRFFIERTTDNVFALLGDSTLRMLPRGIDEYLERRQKMEEVAAAAVLAAAPAPVKAASAADARAAKKELQKIERQLDKISEKETKLHAQIADNATDFGKVARLDSELRELAGEREELEMRWLELAEDA, from the coding sequence ATGGCCGTCAACCTGGTCAATGTCGAGTCCGTCAGCAAGGTGTACGGCACCCGTGCACTGCTCGACGGAGTCTCCCTCGGCGTCAGCGAGGGCGACCGGATCGGCGTGGTCGGCCGGAACGGGGACGGCAAGACGACCCTGATCCGCATGCTGGCCCGGCTGGAGGAGCCCGACACCGGCCGCGTCACGCACTCCGGCGGCCTGAACGTCGGCGTGCTCACCCAGCACGACTCGCTCGACCCCACGGCCACCGTCCGCCACGAGGTCATCCGGGACATGGCCGACCACGAGTGGGCCGGCAACTCCAAGATCAGGGACGTGCTGACGGGTCTCTTCGGCGGTCTCGACCTGCCCGGGTTCCCGCAGGGGCTCGACACCGTGATCGCCCCGCTCTCCGGCGGCGAGCGGCGCCGTATCGCGCTGGCGAAGCTCCTCATCGAGGAGCAGGACCTGATCGTCCTCGACGAGCCCACCAACCACCTGGACGTCGAGGGCATCGCCTGGCTGGCCAAGCACCTGCGCGAGCGCCGTTCCGCGCTGGTGTGCGTGACGCACGACCGGTGGTTCCTCGACCAGGTCTGCACCCAGATGTGGGACGTGCAGAAGGGCGCGGTGTACGAGTACGAGGGCGGCTACACCGACTACGTGTTCGCGCGGGCCGAGCGTGAGCGCATCGCCGCGACCGAGGAGGTCAAGCGGCAGAACCTGGTCCGCAAGGAGCTGGCCTGGCTGCGCCGCGGGGCGCCCGCCCGTACCTCCAAGCCGCGCTTCCGCGTCGAGGCCGCCAACGAGCTGATCGCCGATGTGCCGCCGCCGCGCGACAAGAGCGAGCTCATGAAGTTCGCCGGTACGCGGCTCGGCAGGACCGTCTTCGAGCTGGAGGACGTCACCGTGCAGGCCGGGCCCAAGGTGCTGCTCAAGCACCTGACCTGGCAGCTCGGACCGGGTGACCGTGTCGGCCTCGTCGGCGTGAACGGCGCGGGCAAGACCTCGCTGCTGCGCGCCCTGGCCGAGGCCGCCCGCAGCGACGGCGAGAAGCAGCCCGCCGCCGGCCGGATCGTCACCGGCAAGACGGTGAAGCTCGCCTACCTCTCCCAGGAGGTCGCCGAGCTCGACCCCACCTGGCGGGTCCTCCAGGCCGTCCAGTCCGTCCGCGACCGTGTCGACCTCGGCAAGGGCCGCGAGATGACCGCGGGGCAGCTCTGCGAGACGTTCGGCTTCAACAAGGAGAAGCAGTGGACGCCGGTCGGCGACCTCAGCGGTGGTGAGCGCCGGCGGCTCCAGCTCCTGCGCCTGCTGATGGACGAGCCCAACGTCCTCTTCCTCGACGAGCCCACCAACGACCTCGACATCGAGACCCTCACCCAGCTCGAGGACCTCCTCGACGGCTGGCCCGGCTCCATGATCGTGATCTCCCACGACCGCTTCTTCATCGAGCGCACCACGGACAACGTGTTCGCGCTCCTCGGCGACAGCACCCTGCGGATGCTTCCGCGCGGGATCGACGAGTACCTGGAGCGGCGCCAGAAGATGGAGGAGGTGGCCGCGGCGGCCGTGCTCGCCGCCGCCCCCGCCCCCGTCAAGGCCGCTTCCGCCGCCGACGCCCGCGCCGCCAAGAAGGAACTCCAGAAGATCGAGCGCCAGCTGGACAAGATCTCCGAGAAGGAGACCAAGCTGCACGCCCAGATCGCCGACAACGCCACCGACTTCGGGAAGGTCGCCCGACTCGACTCCGAGCTGCGCGAGTTGGCGGGCGAGCGGGAGGAACTGGAGATGCGCTGGCTGGAGCTGGCGGAAGACGCCTGA
- a CDS encoding dolichyl-phosphate-mannose--protein mannosyltransferase, which translates to MTSTASSTDTRQGQAAAQRPSWQQRLRRFGYTTPPRSDVRDRLVPPYAKPGPGIWASLGLRQEAADRFNRWSGWVGPLLVTLLAGLLRFWNLGSPKAVIFDETYYAKDAWALFHRGYEVNWAKNANDLILQRDGHVTVPSDAAYVVHPPVGKYVIGLGEWMFGFNPFGWRFMTALLGTLSVLLLCRIGRRLFRSTFLGCLAGTLMAVDGLHFVMSRTSLLDGVLMFFVLAAFGCLVVDRDKARARLAAALPADENGFVRPDAHIAETTRLGLRPWRWGAGLMLGLAIGTKWNGLYVLAAFCVMAVLWDVASRRVAGARHPYVASLRHDTGLAFLATVPVALSVYLVSWTGWILSPDNGKGGYFRNWALTDGRGGNWTFLPDWLRSLWHYEHEVYKFHVGLSSPHTYQSNPWSWLVLGRPVSYFYESPLPGKDGCPSDAGDKCAREVLALGTPLLWWAACFAILYVLWRWAFRRDWRAGAIACAVAAGYLPWFMYQERTIFLFYAVVFVPFLCLAVTMMIGAILGPPGAGERRRVIGAAGAGVLVLLILWNFIYFWPLYTGTAIPIEQWRSRMWLDTWV; encoded by the coding sequence GTGACCAGTACCGCGTCCTCCACGGACACCCGGCAGGGCCAGGCCGCAGCGCAGCGGCCGTCGTGGCAGCAGCGGCTGCGCCGATTCGGCTACACGACGCCGCCCAGAAGTGATGTGCGCGACCGGCTCGTACCGCCGTACGCCAAGCCAGGCCCCGGAATCTGGGCCTCGCTCGGGCTGCGCCAGGAGGCCGCCGACCGTTTCAACCGCTGGTCGGGCTGGGTGGGCCCGCTCCTGGTGACCCTGCTCGCCGGGTTGCTGCGGTTCTGGAACCTGGGCAGCCCGAAGGCGGTGATATTCGACGAGACGTATTACGCCAAGGACGCCTGGGCGCTCTTCCACCGCGGCTACGAGGTCAACTGGGCGAAGAACGCCAACGACCTGATCCTCCAGCGCGACGGGCACGTCACGGTCCCCAGCGACGCCGCCTATGTCGTGCACCCGCCGGTCGGCAAGTACGTCATCGGGCTCGGCGAGTGGATGTTCGGCTTCAACCCCTTCGGCTGGCGCTTCATGACGGCGCTGCTCGGCACGCTGTCGGTGCTGCTGCTGTGCCGGATCGGACGCCGGCTGTTCCGCTCGACGTTCCTCGGCTGCCTCGCGGGCACGCTGATGGCGGTGGACGGTCTGCACTTCGTGATGAGCCGCACCTCGCTGCTCGACGGCGTGCTGATGTTCTTCGTGCTGGCGGCCTTCGGCTGTCTGGTCGTGGACCGGGACAAGGCGCGGGCCAGGCTGGCCGCCGCGCTGCCCGCCGACGAGAACGGTTTCGTCCGCCCCGACGCGCACATCGCCGAGACGACCCGGCTGGGCCTGCGGCCCTGGCGCTGGGGGGCGGGCCTGATGCTGGGCCTGGCCATCGGCACCAAGTGGAACGGGCTGTACGTCCTCGCCGCGTTCTGTGTGATGGCGGTCCTGTGGGACGTGGCCTCGCGCAGGGTGGCGGGCGCCCGCCACCCCTACGTGGCATCGCTCCGGCACGACACGGGCCTCGCGTTCCTGGCGACGGTCCCGGTCGCCCTGTCCGTGTACCTGGTCTCGTGGACCGGCTGGATCCTGTCGCCGGACAACGGCAAGGGCGGCTACTTCCGCAACTGGGCCCTGACGGACGGCAGAGGCGGCAACTGGACCTTCCTCCCGGACTGGCTGCGCAGCCTGTGGCACTACGAGCACGAGGTCTACAAGTTCCACGTCGGGCTGTCGTCGCCGCACACCTACCAGTCCAACCCGTGGAGCTGGCTCGTCCTCGGCCGCCCGGTCTCGTACTTCTACGAGTCCCCGCTGCCCGGCAAGGACGGCTGCCCCTCCGACGCCGGCGACAAGTGCGCCCGTGAGGTGCTGGCGCTCGGCACGCCCCTGCTGTGGTGGGCCGCCTGCTTCGCGATCCTGTACGTGCTGTGGCGCTGGGCCTTCCGCCGTGACTGGCGGGCGGGCGCCATCGCCTGCGCCGTCGCGGCCGGCTACCTCCCCTGGTTCATGTACCAGGAGCGCACGATCTTCCTCTTCTACGCCGTCGTCTTCGTCCCGTTCCTGTGCCTCGCCGTGACGATGATGATCGGCGCGATCCTCGGCCCACCGGGCGCCGGAGAACGCCGCCGCGTCATCGGCGCGGCCGGAGCGGGCGTCCTGGTCCTCCTGATCCTCTGGAATTTCATCTACTTCTGGCCCCTGTACACCGGCACCGCCATCCCGATCGAACAGTGGCGGTCCCGGATGTGGCTGGATACGTGGGTCTAG
- a CDS encoding TatD family hydrolase, whose translation MPSSASAADKNAAPPLPEPLRVPVADSHTHLDMQSGTVEDALAKAASVGVTTVVQVGCDVKGSRWAAETAATHDAVHATVALHPNEAPRIVLGDPDGWSRQGARRPGGEAALDEALAEIDRLAALPHVKGVGETGLDHFRTGPEGKEAQERSFRAHIEIAKRHGKALVIHDRDAHADVLRVLAEEGAPERTVFHCYSGDADMAAVCARAGYFMSFAGNMTFKNAQPLRDALAVAPLELVLVETDAPFLTPAPYRGRPNAPYLIPVTVRAMAAVRGIDEDTLATSISANTARAFDY comes from the coding sequence ATGCCTTCCTCCGCCTCCGCCGCCGACAAGAACGCCGCACCGCCGCTCCCCGAGCCCCTGCGCGTTCCCGTGGCCGACTCGCACACCCATCTCGACATGCAGTCCGGCACGGTCGAGGACGCCCTCGCCAAGGCCGCCTCGGTCGGCGTGACGACGGTCGTGCAGGTCGGCTGCGACGTGAAGGGCTCACGCTGGGCGGCCGAGACGGCGGCCACGCACGACGCCGTCCACGCCACCGTCGCCCTGCACCCCAACGAGGCACCCCGTATCGTGCTCGGCGATCCCGACGGCTGGTCCCGGCAGGGCGCCCGCCGGCCGGGCGGCGAGGCCGCCCTGGACGAGGCGCTCGCGGAGATCGACCGGCTCGCCGCCCTCCCGCACGTCAAGGGCGTCGGCGAGACCGGCCTCGACCACTTCCGCACCGGGCCCGAGGGCAAGGAGGCGCAGGAGCGCTCCTTCCGCGCCCACATCGAGATCGCCAAGCGGCACGGCAAGGCCCTGGTCATCCATGACCGCGACGCCCACGCGGACGTCCTGCGCGTCCTGGCGGAGGAGGGCGCCCCGGAGCGGACCGTCTTCCACTGCTACTCGGGCGACGCCGACATGGCCGCGGTCTGCGCCCGCGCCGGCTACTTCATGTCCTTCGCCGGGAACATGACCTTCAAGAACGCCCAGCCGCTGCGCGACGCGCTGGCCGTGGCCCCGCTCGAACTCGTCCTCGTCGAGACCGACGCGCCGTTCCTGACCCCCGCGCCCTACCGCGGACGGCCCAACGCGCCGTATCTCATTCCGGTCACGGTGCGCGCCATGGCCGCGGTACGGGGGATCGACGAGGACACGCTGGCGACCTCGATCTCCGCCAACACGGCGCGCGCGTTCGATTACTGA
- a CDS encoding pyridoxamine 5'-phosphate oxidase family protein, producing the protein METTGIVRRETAERIRDALERLATERDVWVSTAHPDHGPHQVPLWFLWDGRAMWMCTGATSVTARNVRKEARVRLALPDTFDVVLLQGEAECFPDQEVPGDAAEAFAGKFGWDPRVEEGSFLYVRVAPRTVRAWRGEPELRGRVIMRDGIWLDTASSAPASA; encoded by the coding sequence ATGGAGACCACGGGAATCGTTCGCCGCGAGACGGCGGAGCGTATACGCGACGCTCTGGAGCGGCTCGCCACCGAGCGGGATGTGTGGGTGTCGACGGCTCACCCTGATCACGGGCCGCACCAGGTGCCGCTGTGGTTCCTGTGGGACGGGCGAGCGATGTGGATGTGCACCGGCGCCACTTCCGTGACCGCGCGGAACGTCCGTAAGGAGGCGCGCGTGCGCCTGGCGCTGCCGGACACCTTCGACGTGGTGCTCCTCCAAGGTGAGGCGGAGTGCTTCCCGGACCAAGAGGTGCCCGGAGACGCAGCGGAGGCGTTCGCCGGAAAGTTCGGGTGGGACCCACGCGTGGAAGAGGGTTCCTTCCTGTATGTGCGAGTGGCCCCGAGGACGGTGCGCGCCTGGCGCGGCGAGCCGGAACTGCGCGGGAGAGTCATCATGCGCGACGGAATCTGGCTGGACACGGCATCATCGGCGCCGGCATCCGCCTGA
- the rsmI gene encoding 16S rRNA (cytidine(1402)-2'-O)-methyltransferase — protein sequence MTGILVLAGTPIGDISDAPPRLATELTGADVVAAEDTRRLRRLTQSLGVQPTGRIVSYFEGNEAARTPELVEALVGGARVLLVTDAGMPSVSDPGYRLVAAAVEKDIKVTAVPGPSAVLTALALSGLPVDRFCFEGFLPRKAGERLSRLREVAEERRTLVYFEAPHRLDDTLAAMAEVFGAQRRAAVCRELTKTYEEVKRGPLGELAAWAAEGVRGEITVVVEGAPEKAEELDAAELVRRVRVREEAGERRKEAIAAVAAEAGIPKRDVFDAVVAAKNAERTGP from the coding sequence GTGACAGGAATCCTTGTGTTGGCAGGCACCCCCATCGGCGACATCTCCGACGCGCCGCCACGGCTCGCCACGGAACTGACCGGGGCAGATGTCGTCGCCGCCGAGGACACGCGCAGGCTGCGCCGCCTCACCCAGTCCCTCGGTGTCCAGCCGACGGGGCGGATCGTGTCGTACTTCGAGGGGAACGAGGCCGCCCGGACTCCCGAACTCGTCGAGGCGCTCGTCGGCGGGGCGCGGGTCCTGCTCGTGACCGACGCCGGGATGCCCTCCGTGTCGGATCCCGGCTACCGGCTGGTCGCGGCCGCGGTCGAGAAGGACATCAAGGTCACCGCCGTCCCCGGCCCCTCCGCCGTGCTCACCGCGCTCGCGCTGTCCGGCCTGCCCGTCGACCGCTTCTGCTTCGAGGGCTTCCTGCCCAGGAAGGCCGGCGAGCGACTGTCCCGGCTGCGGGAGGTCGCCGAGGAACGCCGCACGCTCGTCTACTTCGAGGCGCCCCACCGGCTCGACGACACCCTCGCCGCCATGGCGGAGGTCTTCGGCGCCCAGCGCCGCGCCGCCGTCTGCCGCGAACTGACCAAGACGTACGAGGAGGTCAAGCGCGGCCCGCTCGGCGAGCTGGCCGCCTGGGCCGCCGAGGGCGTCCGCGGCGAGATCACCGTCGTCGTCGAGGGTGCCCCCGAGAAGGCCGAGGAACTGGACGCCGCCGAGCTGGTGCGCCGGGTGCGGGTGCGCGAGGAGGCGGGGGAGCGGCGCAAGGAGGCCATCGCCGCCGTCGCCGCCGAAGCGGGAATTCCCAAGCGGGACGTCTTCGATGCCGTCGTGGCGGCAAAGAACGCCGAACGAACCGGCCCATAG
- the rsmA gene encoding 16S rRNA (adenine(1518)-N(6)/adenine(1519)-N(6))-dimethyltransferase RsmA has translation MTSPTSDALLGPAEIRELAAALGVRPTKQRGQNFVIDANTVRRIVRTAQVRPDDVVVEVGPGLGSLTLGLLETADRVVAVEIDDVLASALPATVAARMPQRADRFSLVHSDAMQVRELPGPPPTALVANLPYNVAVPVLLHMLDTFPTIERTLVMVQAEVADRLAAPPGSKVYGVPSVKANWYADVKRAGSIGRNVFWPAPNVDSGLVSLTRRAEPISTTVRKNDVFAAVDAAFAQRRKTLRAALAGWAGSAAAAEAALVAAGVSPQARGESLTVEEFVRIAENRGEASGADTRNARRYRPENAESATENEESTQP, from the coding sequence GTGACCAGCCCCACCTCCGACGCCCTCCTGGGCCCCGCCGAGATCCGCGAACTCGCGGCAGCCCTCGGCGTACGGCCCACCAAGCAGCGCGGCCAGAACTTTGTGATCGACGCCAACACGGTGCGCCGCATCGTGCGGACCGCGCAGGTGCGGCCCGACGACGTGGTCGTGGAGGTGGGCCCCGGCCTCGGCTCGCTGACGCTCGGTCTGCTGGAGACGGCGGACCGGGTCGTCGCCGTGGAGATCGACGACGTCCTCGCGAGCGCGCTCCCCGCGACGGTCGCGGCCCGCATGCCGCAGCGGGCCGACCGGTTCTCGCTGGTGCACTCGGACGCCATGCAGGTCCGGGAGCTGCCGGGCCCGCCCCCGACCGCGCTGGTCGCGAACCTCCCGTACAACGTCGCCGTGCCCGTCCTGCTGCACATGCTCGACACCTTCCCGACGATCGAGCGCACCCTCGTGATGGTCCAGGCGGAGGTCGCCGACCGGCTCGCCGCCCCGCCCGGCTCGAAGGTGTACGGCGTGCCGTCCGTGAAGGCGAACTGGTACGCCGACGTGAAGCGGGCCGGCTCCATCGGACGCAACGTCTTCTGGCCGGCGCCCAACGTCGACAGCGGTCTCGTGTCGCTCACCCGGCGTGCCGAGCCGATCTCCACGACCGTCCGGAAGAACGACGTGTTCGCGGCCGTGGACGCGGCCTTCGCGCAGCGCCGCAAGACCCTGCGCGCCGCCCTCGCCGGATGGGCCGGTTCGGCCGCCGCCGCCGAGGCCGCGCTCGTCGCCGCCGGTGTCTCCCCGCAGGCCCGCGGCGAGTCCCTGACGGTCGAGGAGTTCGTCCGGATCGCGGAGAACCGCGGCGAGGCGAGCGGCGCGGACACGAGGAACGCGCGCCGCTACCGCCCCGAGAACGCCGAGAGCGCCACCGAGAACGAGGAGTCGACCCAGCCGTGA
- a CDS encoding 4-(cytidine 5'-diphospho)-2-C-methyl-D-erythritol kinase, with protein MTETVTVRVPAKVNVQLAVGGARPDGFHDLANVFLAVGLYDEVTVTPADELRVTCAGPDAAQVPLDRTNLAARAALELARRYGIDPAVHLHIAKDIPVAGGMAGGSADGAGALLACDTLWGTNASRDELLDICAELGSDVPFSLVGGAALGTGRGEQLRALEVGGTFHWVFAMAERGLSTPAVFREFDRMNEGVRVPEPVASQELLDALAKGDAGALARTVSNDLQPAALSLFPALADTLATGRAAGALAALVSGSGPTTAFLAPDEESARTIGQVLLASGTCRTVRVTRSPAPGATVLD; from the coding sequence GTGACGGAGACGGTGACGGTACGCGTCCCTGCCAAGGTCAACGTCCAGCTCGCGGTCGGCGGCGCACGCCCCGACGGCTTCCACGACCTGGCCAACGTCTTCCTCGCGGTCGGCCTGTACGACGAGGTGACGGTCACCCCGGCGGACGAACTGCGTGTCACCTGCGCGGGCCCGGACGCCGCCCAGGTGCCCCTCGACCGCACGAACCTCGCGGCCCGCGCCGCCCTGGAACTCGCCCGCCGGTACGGCATCGACCCCGCCGTCCATCTCCACATCGCCAAGGACATCCCCGTCGCCGGCGGCATGGCCGGAGGCAGCGCGGACGGGGCGGGCGCGCTGCTCGCCTGCGACACCCTGTGGGGCACGAACGCCTCGCGCGACGAACTCCTCGACATCTGCGCCGAATTGGGCAGCGATGTGCCGTTCTCCCTGGTGGGCGGGGCGGCGCTCGGTACCGGGCGTGGTGAGCAGCTGCGTGCCCTGGAGGTCGGCGGGACCTTCCACTGGGTGTTCGCGATGGCCGAGCGCGGACTGTCGACCCCGGCGGTCTTCCGGGAGTTCGACCGGATGAACGAGGGCGTACGCGTCCCGGAGCCGGTCGCCTCGCAGGAACTGCTGGACGCGCTGGCGAAGGGGGACGCCGGAGCCCTCGCCCGCACCGTCTCCAACGACCTCCAGCCCGCGGCCCTCTCCCTCTTCCCCGCCCTCGCCGACACCCTCGCGACAGGCCGCGCGGCCGGCGCGCTCGCCGCGCTCGTCTCCGGGTCGGGCCCGACCACGGCGTTCCTCGCGCCGGACGAGGAGTCCGCGCGGACCATCGGCCAGGTGCTTCTCGCCTCGGGCACCTGCCGGACGGTCCGCGTCACGCGGTCCCCGGCGCCCGGAGCGACGGTGCTCGACTGA